In Drosophila subpulchrella strain 33 F10 #4 breed RU33 chromosome 3R, RU_Dsub_v1.1 Primary Assembly, whole genome shotgun sequence, the following are encoded in one genomic region:
- the LOC119557758 gene encoding prolyl 4-hydroxylase subunit alpha-2 isoform X1, producing MAVSPWPLILLLILGCPSFKALDEKRIRGVLNLERDLLQTLREYAEKLEEKISLINNSLDEYADEIDEANKDPEEYLSNPLNAFRLIRHMHQDWVGWQVYMEEQVGREQVAKMERLLPKLPQKGAFKKAAKDVHNLTRFYGYEPADLVAKNEIKSPLHLSPLDCYHLGMELYEEQDYLGAAKWLQVAAHNYTRSRYSDLFHLLGAPRWQVFRDLGRTLFKLNRESAYAAYDSALRLNSQNVHLMQEIGQMELYSLRDPMEPILDPEPNPTLLESHCRGNITPVQGSLKCEINTWVHLFLEFAPLKFEELVKDPYTVLYPGSVYEEEIRHIEDAYERCPPSAQFELKKGINGCSVSDGYSPVLRTINERIMDMTGVEETFGTFYIVEYAQLTTFDPFKLFRNSSKFQKLNAKNLDNVDATVIIFLKDLALGGAITIPNEGLLVQPKKGNVLITFQNKELPTTVCPNIAGSGLVMIKFIFKKEE from the exons ATGGCTGTGTCACCTTGGCCGCTGATTCTACTGCTGATCCTGGGCTGTCCCAGCTTCAAGGCCCTCGATGAGAAGCGGATTCGGGGAGTGCTGAACCTGGAACGCGATCTCCTACAGACCCTCCGTGAATATGCCGAGAAGCTGGAGGAGAAGATCAGTCTTATAAACAA TTCCTTGGATGAGTACGCCGACGAGATAGACGAGGCCAATAAGGATCCGGAGGAGTACCTCTCCAATCCCCTGAATGCCTTTCGACTGATCAGGCACATGCACCAGGATTGGGTCGGCTGGCAGGTGTACATGGAGGAGCAGGTGGGCCGGGAACAGGTGGCGAAGATGGAGCGCCTACTGCCAAAGCTCCCTCAAAAGGGGGCCTTCAAGAAGGCGGCCAAGGATGTGCATAATCTGACCCGATTCTACGGCTACGAACCCGCTGATCTGGTGGCCAAAAATGAGATAAAGAG CCCCCTCCACCTTTCCCCTCTGGACTGCTATCACTTGGGAATGGAGCTCTACGAGGAGCAGGATTACCTGGGAGCAGCAAAGTGGTTGCAAGTAGCTGCCCATAACTACACCCGCTCGAGATACAGTGATCTTTTCCATCTTTTGGGGGCACCACGCTGGCAGGTCTTTCGAGATCTGGGCAGAACCCTATTTAAGCTGA ATCGGGAGTCCGCCTATGCTGCATACGATTCGGCCCTTCGATTGAATTCCCAGAACGTCCACCTCATGCAGGAGATTGGTCAGATGGAGCTGTACAGCCTGAGGGACCCTATGGAACCCATACTTGATCCTGAACCAAATCCCACCCTTCTGGAGAGCCACTGTCGAGGCAATATTACTCCAGTACAGGGTAGTCTGAAGTGCGAGATCAATACCTGGGTCCACTTGTTCCTGGAATTCGCTCCCTTAAAGTTCGAGGAGCTCGTCAAGGATCCTTACACCGTCCTTTATCCGGGAAGCGTCTACGAGGAGGAGATAAGGCACATCGAGGACGCCTACGAACGATGTCCGCCAAGCGCCCAGTTCGAGCTGAAAAAAGGCATCAACGGGTGTTCGGTCTCCGATGGATATAGCCCAGTGCTGAGGACCATCAACGAGAGGATCATGGACATGACGGGAGTGGAGGAGACGTTTGGTACTTTCTATATAGTCGAATACGCCCAGCTGACGACCTTTGATCCCTTCAAACTTTTTAGGAACTCTAGTAAG TTCCAAAAgctaaatgccaaaaatttGGATAATGTCGATGCCACTGTAATTATATTT CTGAAGGATTTGGCCTTGGGCGGGGCTATTACCATTCCAAATGAAGGTCTTTTAGTGCAACCCAAGAAGGGCAATGTCCTGATCACCTTCCAAAATAAGGAACTCCCCACTACGGTTTGCCCAAACATCGCGGGTAGCGGACTAG TCATGATCAAGTTTATTTTCAAGAAAGAGGAGTAA
- the LOC119557783 gene encoding angiopoietin-related protein 7-like isoform X1, giving the protein MNYGCLTISLSILALAVLSHGANLPSNKIVENKSLEHCFPVLKPILKHFIELTAAVDTTNELNKKINSLSGTIKDLESKLAIAEVQLKSKNEAINAKNDLIKMQSQLAAASSKDQDILIKLKDEQIADSKANINDLKKQLLSAEDQVKNVEDVLKVKSREAEDKTKELERKDDIIKLKDYEISHLIEAMKNKSDETNELRTQLSATDTEIGALNFQMKSNFEKMTDKEFQLLTCIATDSCLAGCPSDIYKIKLPEMDLFEAPCNSSGWMTIQRRKDGSVEFDLDFKEYKDGFGDLAGEFFLGLEKLHRLTKDRPHELFIKLGLADESTSYAHYDSFEIAGEEDNYLLVSVGDYSGTAGDALSELVGSVFSSVDRPNPKDCVTTNTGGWWYSKCSYISALNGKYHEDGKCPEFTGIRWITWEEDNQASLTFTEMLIRPKSQCTF; this is encoded by the exons ATGAACTACGGGTGTTTAACGATTTCTCTGTCGATCTTGGCCTTGGCCGTTCTATCCCACGGTGCCAATTTGCCGTCCAACaaaattgttgaaaataaGAGTCTTGAACATTGTTTTCCGGTTCTAAAGCCCATCCTCAAACACTTTATAGAGCTCACGGCAGCGGTCGATACCACCAACgaactaaacaaaaaaataaattccttgtCGGGCACTATTAAGGATTTGGAGAGCAAGCTGGCAATTGCTGAGGTGCAACTTAAATCCAAGAATGAGGCAATTAACgcaaaaaacgatttaattaaaatgcagTCCCAATTAGCGGCTGCTAGTTCCAAAGATCAAGACATCCTAATAAAGTTAAAGGATGAACAAATCGCGGATTCGAAAGCAAATATTAACGACTTGAAAAAGCAGTTGCTAAGTGCTGAGGATCAAGTCAAAAACGTAGAAGATGTTTTAAAAGTTAAATCTAGGGAAGCGGAAGACAAAACCAAGGAACTCGAACGTAAAGATGACATAATAAAACTAAAAGATTATGAAATCAGCCATCTAATCGAAGCGATGAAGAACAAAAGCGATGAAACTAATGAGCTACGTACTCAACTTTCGGCTACAGACACCGAAATTGGGGCTTTAAACTTTCAAATGAAAtcgaatttcgaaaaaatGACTGATAAAGAATTTCAACTTTTAACGTGCATTGCAACAGACAGTTGTCTAGCTGGCTGCCCAAgtgatatttataaaattaagttaCCCGAAATGGATTTATTCGAAGCCCCCTGCAATTCAAGTGGCTGGATGACTATCCAAAGGCGTAAGGATGGCTCGGTGGAATTTGATCTGGATTTTAAGGAATATAAGGATGGATTTGGCGATTTAGCTGGAGAATTTTTCTTGGGACTAGAGAAACTTCACCGGTTGACCAAAGATAGACCTCACGAGCTCTTTATCAAGCTAGGCTTGGCTGATGAGTCCACAAGCTATGCTCATTACGACAGCTTTGAAATTGCCGGGGAGGAAGATAATTACCTTCTGGTATCGGTGGGCGATTATTCCGGTACAGCCGGAGACGCCTTAAGTGAACTGGTGGGGTCAGTGTTCAGCTCCGTTGATCGGCCTAATCCAAAAGATTGTGTTACAACTAACACTGGCGGTTGGTGGTACAGCAAATGCTCATACATAAG TGCGCTTAATGGAAAATACCACGAGGATGGGAAGTGCCCAGAATTTACCGGAATTCGTTGGATCACTTGGGAGGAAGATAATCAGGCTTCTCTTACCTTTACTGAAATGCTGATAAGGCCCAAATCCCA GTGCACCTTTTGA
- the LOC119554166 gene encoding prolyl 4-hydroxylase subunit alpha-1, with the protein MSLLQSVRIFILLLLICKSKITVNGINHKEFLISESAKMDLMQLDTELIGNLERYAQQVEDKVAKLRRIVQELRQPLEAAKGKEEEYLGNPLHSFPLIRHMYQDWRYIEEFMNKTVGEEQIDFLKKKLPELPWQADTEEATEAMIRMAETYGAKPWEMAQGLIDNVAFNTTLSALDCFEIAKLYFKWGYFVEAHHWLVNTKSLLYQEYSGVNEVLGMNEKDVALLQARCLMELDLKKEAKDVLLAHPDLAENSTNLLNQFEANPYRVVDSSPILTEDYKRLCRSSFSPKPSRLHCRYNSTTSPFLILAPLKMEEISLEPYMVLYHDILPDKDIEELKILAEPQLKAAEVFKKDGVSRGSERTSLGTFLPFKDMDPSGEPLLDRLTQRMRDITGMKLSDRYPDTNFIKYGFGAHYGTHYDFFNASNSDTEGRGDRIATVIFYLNDAPFGGATVFPRLNIKIPAERGKVLFWYNMNGETHHVDPNTLHAACPVFYGSKWAMAAWVHEWDQMFIQPIYREK; encoded by the exons atgtcGCTGCTCCAAAGTGTCcgcatttttatattattgcTTTTAATTTGTAAATCTAAAATCACGGTAAATGGAATAAATCACAAAGAGTTCCTTATAAGTGAGTCAGCAAAAATGGATTTAATGCAGTTGGACACGGAACTGATCGGCAATCTAGAGAGATATGCCCAGCAAGTTGAGGATAAGGTTGCGAAACTACGGAG AATTGTTCAGGAGCTAAGACAGCCTCTGGAGGCTGCAAAGGGCAAAGAAGAGGAGTACCTGGGCAATCCTCTACACAGTTTTCCACTTATTCGGCACATGTACCAGGACTGGCGGTATATCGAGGAGTTTATGAACAAAACAGTGGGAGAAG AACAAAttgattttctaaaaaagaaACTACCAGAATTGCCCTGGCAGGCGGATACCGAGGAAGCCACCGAGGCCATGATCCGAATGGCGGAGACCTATGGAGCGAAGCCCTGGGAGATGGCTCAAGGTCTCATCGACAACGTGGCCTTCAA CACCACACTTTCAGCTCTGGACTGCTTTGAAATCGCAAAGTTGTACTTCAAGTGGGGTTACTTTGTGGAGGCCCATCATTGGTTGGTCAACACTAAGTCTCTACTGTACCAGGAGTACTCAGGAGTTAATGAGGTGCTGGGAATGAATGAAAAGGATGTGGCATTGCTGCAGGCCCGCTGTTTAATGGAATTGG ACCTGAAGAAAGAAGCTAAAGATGTTCTGCTGGCCCATCCCGACCTTGCGGAGAATTCGACCAACTTACTTAACCAATTCGAGGCCAATCCTTACAGGGTAGTGGATTCATCGCCCATTTTGACTGAAGACTACAAAAGACTGTGCCGTTCTTCGTTCTCCCCGAAACCTTCCAGGCTCCACTGTCGCTACAACTCCACCACCTCGCCCTTTCTGATCTTGGCTCCCCTCAAGATGGAGGAGATCTCTCTGGAACCCTATATGGTTTTATACCATGACATCCTACCAGATAAGGACATTGAAGAGTTGAAAATCCTGGCGGAGCCACAACTGAAGGCAGCCGAAGTATTTAAGAAAGATGGTGTCTCAAGGGGTAGCGAACGCACCTCCTTGGGAACCTTTCTACCCTTCAAGGACATGGACCCCTCTGGGGAACCCCTGTTGGATCGACTGACCCAGAGAATGCGCGATATCACCGGCATGAAACTGTCTGACAGATATCCTGACACTAACTTTATTAAGTACGGATTCGGGGCTCACTACGGTACACACTATGATTTTTTCAACGCGTCGAACTCGGATACCGAAGGTCGTGGTGATCGGATTGCCACCGTTATCTTCTAT ttaaatgaTGCACCTTTCGGTGGAGCCACTGTTTTTCCACgcctaaatataaaaatacctGCGGAACGAGGCAAAGTTCTGTTCTGGTATAATATGAATGGAGAAACACACCATGTGGATCCCAACACATTACATGCCGCTTGCCCCGTCTTTTATGGCTCCAAATGGG CCATGGCAGCTTGGGTCCACGAATGGGATCAGATGTTCATCCAACCCATATACcgggaaaaataa
- the LOC119557783 gene encoding angiopoietin-related protein 7-like isoform X2 encodes MNYGCLTISLSILALAVLSHGANLPSNKIVENKSLEHCFPVLKPILKHFIELTAAVDTTNELNKKINSLSGTIKDLESKLAIAEVQLKSKNEAINAKNDLIKMQSQLAAASSKDQDILIKLKDEQIADSKANINDLKKQLLSAEDQVKNVEDVLKVKSREAEDKTKELERKDDIIKLKDYEISHLIEAMKNKSDETNELRTQLSATDTEIGALNFQMKSNFEKMTDKEFQLLTCIATDSCLAGCPSDIYKIKLPEMDLFEAPCNSSGWMTIQRRKDGSVEFDLDFKEYKDGFGDLAGEFFLGLEKLHRLTKDRPHELFIKLGLADESTSYAHYDSFEIAGEEDNYLLVSVGDYSGTAGDALSELVGSVFSSVDRPNPKDCVTTNTGGWWYSKCSYISALNGKYHEDGKCPEFTGIRWITWEEDNQASLTFTEMLIRPKSQSCL; translated from the exons ATGAACTACGGGTGTTTAACGATTTCTCTGTCGATCTTGGCCTTGGCCGTTCTATCCCACGGTGCCAATTTGCCGTCCAACaaaattgttgaaaataaGAGTCTTGAACATTGTTTTCCGGTTCTAAAGCCCATCCTCAAACACTTTATAGAGCTCACGGCAGCGGTCGATACCACCAACgaactaaacaaaaaaataaattccttgtCGGGCACTATTAAGGATTTGGAGAGCAAGCTGGCAATTGCTGAGGTGCAACTTAAATCCAAGAATGAGGCAATTAACgcaaaaaacgatttaattaaaatgcagTCCCAATTAGCGGCTGCTAGTTCCAAAGATCAAGACATCCTAATAAAGTTAAAGGATGAACAAATCGCGGATTCGAAAGCAAATATTAACGACTTGAAAAAGCAGTTGCTAAGTGCTGAGGATCAAGTCAAAAACGTAGAAGATGTTTTAAAAGTTAAATCTAGGGAAGCGGAAGACAAAACCAAGGAACTCGAACGTAAAGATGACATAATAAAACTAAAAGATTATGAAATCAGCCATCTAATCGAAGCGATGAAGAACAAAAGCGATGAAACTAATGAGCTACGTACTCAACTTTCGGCTACAGACACCGAAATTGGGGCTTTAAACTTTCAAATGAAAtcgaatttcgaaaaaatGACTGATAAAGAATTTCAACTTTTAACGTGCATTGCAACAGACAGTTGTCTAGCTGGCTGCCCAAgtgatatttataaaattaagttaCCCGAAATGGATTTATTCGAAGCCCCCTGCAATTCAAGTGGCTGGATGACTATCCAAAGGCGTAAGGATGGCTCGGTGGAATTTGATCTGGATTTTAAGGAATATAAGGATGGATTTGGCGATTTAGCTGGAGAATTTTTCTTGGGACTAGAGAAACTTCACCGGTTGACCAAAGATAGACCTCACGAGCTCTTTATCAAGCTAGGCTTGGCTGATGAGTCCACAAGCTATGCTCATTACGACAGCTTTGAAATTGCCGGGGAGGAAGATAATTACCTTCTGGTATCGGTGGGCGATTATTCCGGTACAGCCGGAGACGCCTTAAGTGAACTGGTGGGGTCAGTGTTCAGCTCCGTTGATCGGCCTAATCCAAAAGATTGTGTTACAACTAACACTGGCGGTTGGTGGTACAGCAAATGCTCATACATAAG TGCGCTTAATGGAAAATACCACGAGGATGGGAAGTGCCCAGAATTTACCGGAATTCGTTGGATCACTTGGGAGGAAGATAATCAGGCTTCTCTTACCTTTACTGAAATGCTGATAAGGCCCAAATCCCA GTCTTGTCTATGA
- the LOC119554177 gene encoding prolyl 4-hydroxylase subunit alpha-2, with product MSLIIFLIMPVLLSPNWIAEGYISRKNYVTSAEEKMILLEKDRKLIILLNSYAVELQDKINVLRGIAKEFKKPLEEARGREEEYLSNPINRLTLLRQMHEDWEPVEKFMQQPVGQAQIESIMNIHKGLPMQDDLNEANHALFRIIQAYGLEPKDVARGLVDGVQYRGNLSASNCYAMGKFSFKAGNYQMASEWLSVAKDLLMEQTRKYHEVIGVTNMDITLLLARSLIANGNINIARDMLMDDSILSETGNALSLHFIRNSPKPTINVESWESAGTFNDLCRSASRRQSNETKPSRLHCRNNTTTSPFLKLAPFRMEELSLDPYIMLYHNVLSDPEIEKLEQMSGPFLERTRVFLAENGTEQIAPSRSADGVWLPHLETKPEDLEILSRIERRIGDITGLNMGTGGKMQFLKYGFGGHFVPHHDYFDSKTSFLEMAGDRIATVLFYLNNVEHGGATAFPKINLAVPTQKGSALFWHNLDGESYDYDKRTFHGACPLISGNKLVMTRWIYELDQMFLLPTIHPPRSRNFSRTIRNQV from the exons ATGAgcttaataatatttctaaTAATGCCTGTTCTTCTAAGTCCCAACTGGATAgctgaaggctatataagtcGTAAAAACTACGTTACCTCAGCGGAGGAGAAAATGATCTTGCTGGAAAAAGATAGGAAACTCATTATCCTACTCAATAGTTACGCAGTGGAACTGCAAGACAAGATAAACGTGCTGCGAGG GATAGCTAAAGAATTCAAAAAACCTTTGGAAGAAGCCCGTGGTAGAGAAGAGGAGTATTTGTCGAATCCTATAAACAGGTTGACTCTACTCCGTCAAATGCACGAGGATTGGGAGCCAGTGGAGAAATTCATGCAGCAGCCAGTGGGTCAAG CCCAAATTGAGTCGATTATGAATATCCATAAGGGACTTCCAATGCAGGATGACTTGAATGAAGCTAACCATGCCCTGTTTCGCATAATCCAAGCTTATGGCTTGGAACCCAAGGATGTGGCTAGAGGATTGGTAGATGGCGTGCAATACAG AGGTAACCTATCTGCTAGTAACTGCTATGCCATGGGAAAGTTCTCCTTCAAAGCGGGTAATTACCAAATGGCATCTGAATGGCTTAGCGTGGCAAAGGATTTGTTGATGGAACAGACACGTAAATACCATGAGGTGATCGGGGTCACCAACATGGACATTACCTTGCTACTTGCTCGCTCTTTAATAGCCAATG GAAATATAAACATCGCACGTGATATGCTGATGGACGATTCCATTCTCAGTGAAACGGGTAATGCACTCTCCTTGCACTTTATAAGGAATTCACCCAAGCCAACCATTAACGTTGAGTCCTGGGAATCCGCTGGAACTTTCAATGATCTCTGTCGTTCTGCGAGCAGAAGACAGTCGAATGAAACCAAGCCCTCGAGGCTTCACTGTCGCAATAATACCACAACATCGCCTTTTCTTAAACTAGCCCCCTTTCGAATGGAGGAACTCTCGCTGGACCCTTATATAATGCTCTATCACAATGTTCTGAGCGACCCCGAGATCGAAAAGCTGGAGCAGATGAGTGGGCCGTTTTTGGAGCGAACCAGGGTCTTCCTTGCGGAAAACGGAACCGAGCAGATAGCCCCCAGTCGTTCCGCCGATGGGGTGTGGCTTCCTCATCTGGAAACGAAACCTGAAGATCTGGAAATTCTAAGCCGCATTGAACGGAGAATTGGAGACATTACGGGTCTAAATATGGGCACTGGAGGAAAAATGCAGTTCCTAAAGTACGGTTTCGGTGGTCACTTTGTCCCACACCACGACTATTTCgactccaaaaccagtttcTTGGAGATGGCTGGCGATCGTATTGCCACTGTTCTGTTTTAT CTAAATAATGTGGAGCATGGTGGAGCCACTGCTTTTCCGAAAATAAATTTGGCTGTGCCAACCCAAAAAGGATCGGCATTGTTTTGGCACAACCTTGATGGAGAGTCCTACGACTATGACAAACGCACCTTTCATGGCGCCTGTCCCCTGATATCTGGAAATAAGTTGG TAATGACTCGCTGGATTTACGAGTTGGATCAGATGTTCCTTTTGCCCACTATACATCCTCCTCGCAGTCGTAACTTTAGCAGAACTATTCGTAATCAAGTGTAA